The following are from one region of the Edaphobacter acidisoli genome:
- a CDS encoding carboxylesterase/lipase family protein yields MHPWALKVSLTGLVAGLMLTTAGYAANPLVVKTDKGKVEGAYTTDQQVRAFKGIPYAAPPVGDLRWQPPQPAAKWKGVRTATEFGSHCIQTIGYPDMIFHDPGPSEDCLTLNVWTPSKSKKDKLPVMVWIYGGGYTAGGTSEGRQDGQYLAHRGVVVVSMNYRLGIFGFFSLPALTAESPHHASGNYGLMDQTAALQWVKRNIAAFGGDPSNITLFGESAGAFSVSAQMASPLAKDLITKAIGESGGALVSAELTFPMREEQEKRDEAFAQSTFGTTSLADLRKLSVDEILKGVRAHTGTHIRFGPNIDGYFLPEPVAQIYAEGKQAHIPMIAGWNKDEARAAVTLAKVQPTAESFRADEEKEFGATADEFLKLYPSSTDAEAVESAGDLVSDRFIIYSTWSWLEAQVATGGSPVYRYRFDLGSPGDKFHLAAMGAFHSDDIEYVFGTLDSRQQAVWRPEDRKLSDEIQQYWTNFAKTGDPNGGNLPKWPTYHPTDWMVMHLDADSEAKPDAHRARYLFLDSVWGKRSKTEQQVAQ; encoded by the coding sequence ATGCATCCTTGGGCTCTGAAGGTTTCCTTAACAGGACTGGTAGCTGGCCTTATGTTGACAACCGCCGGTTATGCAGCGAATCCGCTCGTCGTAAAGACAGACAAAGGCAAAGTTGAAGGCGCATACACCACGGATCAGCAGGTGCGCGCATTCAAGGGCATTCCTTACGCCGCGCCTCCGGTGGGCGATCTGCGCTGGCAGCCACCTCAGCCTGCGGCGAAGTGGAAGGGCGTCCGCACGGCGACCGAATTTGGCTCACACTGCATTCAAACAATCGGCTATCCCGACATGATCTTCCACGATCCGGGCCCAAGCGAGGACTGCCTCACGCTGAATGTGTGGACGCCTTCGAAGTCGAAGAAGGACAAGCTACCGGTGATGGTGTGGATCTACGGTGGCGGTTACACCGCTGGCGGAACATCTGAGGGCCGCCAGGACGGGCAGTATCTCGCACACCGCGGCGTCGTCGTTGTCTCAATGAACTACCGGCTCGGCATCTTCGGCTTCTTCTCGCTGCCTGCGTTGACAGCAGAGTCGCCGCACCACGCCTCGGGCAACTACGGCCTGATGGACCAGACCGCGGCGCTCCAGTGGGTAAAGCGTAACATTGCAGCCTTTGGCGGCGATCCCAGCAACATCACCCTCTTCGGTGAGTCGGCTGGAGCGTTTTCTGTGAGCGCGCAGATGGCCTCGCCGCTCGCGAAGGACCTGATCACGAAGGCGATTGGCGAAAGCGGTGGCGCATTGGTCAGTGCAGAACTCACGTTCCCCATGCGTGAAGAGCAGGAGAAACGCGACGAAGCGTTTGCGCAGAGTACCTTTGGTACCACCAGCCTTGCAGACCTCCGCAAACTCTCGGTCGACGAGATTCTGAAGGGCGTCAGAGCGCATACTGGCACACACATTCGATTCGGTCCCAATATTGACGGCTACTTCCTGCCCGAGCCGGTTGCGCAGATTTACGCTGAAGGCAAACAAGCGCATATTCCCATGATCGCTGGCTGGAACAAGGACGAGGCGCGCGCAGCCGTAACTCTCGCCAAGGTGCAGCCCACAGCCGAGAGCTTTCGTGCTGATGAAGAGAAGGAGTTTGGCGCCACGGCCGACGAGTTCCTGAAGCTCTATCCGTCTTCGACAGATGCCGAGGCAGTCGAATCGGCGGGCGACTTAGTCAGCGACCGCTTCATCATCTACTCGACCTGGAGTTGGCTGGAGGCGCAGGTCGCGACGGGCGGCTCTCCCGTGTATCGCTATCGCTTCGACCTGGGTTCCCCAGGCGACAAGTTCCACCTGGCAGCCATGGGCGCCTTCCACTCCGACGACATCGAGTACGTCTTCGGCACGCTCGACTCGCGCCAGCAGGCCGTGTGGCGGCCCGAGGACCGCAAGCTGTCCGACGAAATCCAGCAGTACTGGACAAACTTCGCCAAGACCGGCGACCCGAACGGCGGCAACCTGCCGAAGTGGCCGACGTATCATCCAACTGACTGGATGGTGATGCATCTCGATGCAGACTCCGAAGCTAAGCCCGACGCTCACCGCGCTCGCTATCTCTTCCTCGATTCAGTATGGGGAAAGCGGTCGAAAACAGAACAGCAGGTTGCGCAGTGA
- a CDS encoding carboxymuconolactone decarboxylase family protein: MEQRFNYFKAAPDGYKAMSGLEQYLHNCGLEEKLLHLVKFRASQINGCAFCLDMHSKDLRAVGEEEQRLYTLEAWRECPWYTDRERAALAWTEALTLVTQGHVPDAVYEEARKQFNEKELSDLSLAITTINAWNRLSIAARTTPGTYKRGTKTHTS; this comes from the coding sequence ATGGAACAGAGATTCAACTACTTCAAAGCTGCGCCCGATGGTTACAAGGCGATGAGCGGGCTAGAGCAGTACCTTCACAACTGCGGACTGGAAGAGAAGCTGCTTCATTTGGTGAAGTTCCGCGCCTCACAGATCAACGGCTGCGCGTTTTGTCTGGACATGCACTCGAAGGACCTCCGCGCGGTCGGCGAAGAAGAGCAGCGTCTGTACACGCTCGAAGCATGGCGTGAGTGTCCGTGGTACACCGACCGCGAGCGCGCAGCGCTGGCGTGGACCGAGGCGCTGACGCTGGTCACACAGGGCCACGTTCCCGACGCCGTGTATGAAGAGGCGCGCAAGCAGTTCAACGAGAAAGAGCTCTCTGACCTCAGCCTCGCCATCACAACCATCAATGCCTGGAACCGCCTGAGCATCGCCGCGCGCACGACTCCCGGAACATACAAGCGCGGCACGAAGACCCACACAAGCTAG
- a CDS encoding glycosyl hydrolase family 18 protein, with protein sequence MRSTFLCLFSLLVFPLQAAQAQGTVPVFTHTAGQASYTFTGSDPAQQTVTTIPTLLVPITLSFEAKKIGGKSFELSADADVPRVLGSPVYSKFAFASGERTQYIDAMLRATFPAAKGWHTLLGKPQVKPVKITIPVGYGYVLTSKKNGGAVAVVDIEFLQKELFKQLPKQDGKLVIALTHNTTYYALSDATVCCSWGTHGIDSATGNSFVLASYLHGTPAIVEDRDVQPLTAQLAEFFYDPLHDPLVTTPMFQQSSAAHGNVFPRWMRPASLSTGEEGSCGGSGVGSTYFNLQPTDTNHKNDFPASKPFAARTKNDTYHLQNVALLQWYVGSSEGTGSRFSFPDLQALTAAAAPCPTRFGRREGSSPEPSVEPKQQSGASNGHELIGYWTGHSRAGVPFQLRDVSPQWDVIIVAFASPDKTSPGTLHFHPPVGIDPAQFKQDVAYMKSHGKKVMISLGGGGQFFTMPDAESTERFLSSVTSIVSEYGFDGIDLDFESPSLSIDAGDTDFKHPTTPSIVNMISALRKLHDHFGPSFMISLVPEGTQIPSGYPSYGGQFGSYLPLAYATRDILSFVDVQDYNTPPLQGLDGEIYQIGSADYDAAMTELLLHGFNVGGNPAHFFPGLPARQVAVGFLTGYSTPQHVSEAMDFIITGKAPVNSTYKLRKPGGYPDMIGAMFWTIDADRGSGYKYSNLIGPQLHGYPASK encoded by the coding sequence ATGCGCTCAACCTTCCTGTGCTTGTTCTCTCTCCTCGTGTTCCCCCTGCAGGCTGCGCAGGCACAGGGAACCGTGCCTGTATTTACCCACACGGCTGGACAGGCCTCCTACACCTTTACGGGCAGCGATCCCGCTCAGCAGACCGTGACGACGATCCCCACGCTGCTCGTTCCCATCACCCTCTCATTCGAGGCAAAGAAGATCGGAGGCAAATCTTTCGAGTTGAGTGCAGACGCAGACGTGCCGCGCGTGCTCGGTTCGCCGGTCTACTCAAAGTTCGCATTTGCCTCAGGTGAAAGAACGCAATATATCGACGCAATGTTGCGCGCCACGTTTCCCGCGGCAAAAGGATGGCACACACTGTTGGGCAAGCCTCAGGTCAAGCCGGTGAAGATCACCATCCCCGTTGGCTACGGTTACGTGCTGACATCGAAAAAGAACGGCGGCGCAGTTGCCGTCGTCGATATCGAGTTCCTCCAGAAGGAGCTGTTCAAGCAATTGCCAAAGCAGGACGGCAAACTCGTCATCGCCCTCACGCACAACACCACGTACTACGCGCTCAGCGATGCCACCGTCTGCTGCTCATGGGGAACGCACGGCATCGACTCGGCCACCGGCAACTCATTCGTGCTTGCATCCTATCTGCACGGCACACCTGCGATTGTTGAAGATCGAGACGTCCAGCCTCTGACCGCGCAACTCGCAGAGTTCTTCTACGATCCGCTCCACGATCCTCTGGTCACCACGCCGATGTTTCAGCAGAGCAGTGCTGCGCATGGCAACGTCTTTCCGCGCTGGATGCGCCCCGCCTCGTTGAGCACAGGCGAAGAGGGCTCTTGCGGAGGCAGTGGCGTTGGGTCCACTTACTTTAATCTGCAACCGACAGACACGAACCACAAAAACGACTTTCCCGCCTCGAAGCCCTTTGCAGCGCGCACGAAGAACGACACGTATCACCTGCAGAACGTAGCGCTTCTCCAGTGGTATGTAGGGAGCAGCGAAGGCACTGGCAGTAGATTCAGCTTTCCGGATCTGCAAGCTCTCACCGCCGCCGCGGCACCATGCCCAACGCGCTTTGGACGACGCGAAGGTTCATCGCCAGAACCCTCAGTCGAGCCAAAGCAGCAGAGCGGCGCGTCGAATGGCCACGAGCTCATCGGCTACTGGACGGGGCACAGCAGAGCAGGCGTGCCGTTCCAGTTGCGCGACGTCTCGCCCCAGTGGGACGTCATCATCGTCGCCTTTGCCTCACCCGACAAGACCTCACCCGGAACGCTGCACTTCCACCCACCCGTTGGCATCGACCCTGCGCAGTTCAAACAGGACGTTGCCTACATGAAGAGCCATGGCAAAAAGGTGATGATCTCGCTCGGCGGCGGCGGCCAGTTCTTCACCATGCCCGATGCCGAGAGCACCGAACGCTTTCTCTCGTCCGTGACGAGCATCGTCTCCGAGTACGGCTTCGACGGCATCGACCTCGACTTCGAAAGCCCATCGCTCTCAATCGATGCAGGCGACACAGATTTCAAGCATCCAACAACCCCGTCAATCGTGAACATGATCTCAGCATTGCGAAAACTACACGACCACTTCGGCCCCAGCTTCATGATCAGCCTCGTGCCTGAAGGCACGCAGATTCCATCAGGCTATCCAAGCTATGGCGGACAGTTCGGGTCGTACCTGCCGCTCGCCTACGCCACACGCGACATCCTCTCGTTCGTCGACGTGCAGGACTACAACACGCCGCCGCTTCAAGGGCTCGACGGCGAGATCTATCAGATCGGCTCAGCCGACTACGACGCCGCCATGACCGAGTTGCTCCTGCACGGCTTCAACGTCGGCGGCAACCCGGCACACTTCTTCCCCGGCCTTCCTGCGCGACAGGTCGCAGTCGGATTCCTCACCGGCTACTCGACGCCGCAGCATGTAAGCGAGGCGATGGACTTCATCATCACCGGCAAAGCCCCAGTCAACTCAACCTACAAACTGCGCAAACCGGGCGGCTATCCCGACATGATCGGCGCGATGTTCTGGACCATCGACGCAGACCGCGGCAGCGGCTACAAATACTCCAACCTGATTGGCCCGCAGCTTCACGGCTATCCCGCATCCAAATAG
- a CDS encoding sugar phosphate isomerase/epimerase family protein produces MQRREFLGLAAAAALAPKVAIGEGSSGAAAAPIPGRTGKPAMQLGLKVSPAANPEQIVRRVHDMGFSTTFFSLDEYIGKFTPALAKQYRDLLDKYSLTLTAVEVVGPGPLKWNFMEGPSTIGVVPRATRAARIDSLRQLSDFAKLLDVNLVQTHCGFIPEDPADPLYHEAVQAISTVAKHCAGNGQSFLMETGQETPTTMSRMLRDAGQPNLGVGLDTANLILYGKANPVDAVDILGPHVKSIHAKDGRWPTDPSYLGEEVLIGTGLVDFHKVFTKLHHLGYGGAVTIERETSGPQQIADVRQEKIYLDNVLKQVIG; encoded by the coding sequence ATGCAGCGGAGAGAATTTCTAGGCCTGGCGGCAGCCGCAGCGCTGGCGCCAAAAGTTGCTATAGGCGAAGGATCAAGCGGCGCAGCCGCTGCTCCCATACCTGGCCGTACAGGCAAACCGGCCATGCAGCTTGGCCTGAAAGTATCGCCTGCTGCAAATCCCGAGCAGATCGTCCGGCGCGTTCACGACATGGGCTTCAGCACCACCTTCTTTTCGCTGGACGAATACATCGGTAAATTCACGCCCGCACTCGCAAAGCAGTACCGCGATCTGCTCGACAAATACAGCCTCACCCTCACTGCCGTTGAAGTCGTCGGCCCCGGCCCGCTCAAATGGAACTTCATGGAAGGACCTTCGACGATCGGCGTCGTGCCCCGCGCAACCCGCGCAGCCAGAATCGACTCACTCCGGCAACTCTCCGACTTCGCAAAGCTGCTCGACGTCAACCTCGTGCAAACGCACTGCGGCTTCATTCCCGAAGACCCCGCCGACCCGCTCTACCACGAGGCCGTCCAGGCGATCAGCACTGTGGCGAAGCACTGCGCAGGCAACGGCCAGAGCTTCCTGATGGAAACCGGGCAGGAGACGCCAACGACGATGTCTCGCATGTTGCGCGACGCAGGGCAGCCTAACCTCGGCGTCGGACTCGACACCGCCAACCTGATCCTCTACGGCAAGGCGAACCCAGTCGACGCAGTCGATATCCTTGGCCCGCACGTCAAAAGCATTCACGCCAAAGATGGCAGATGGCCAACCGACCCAAGCTATCTCGGCGAAGAGGTGCTGATCGGCACCGGCCTCGTGGACTTCCACAAAGTCTTCACCAAGCTGCACCACCTGGGCTACGGCGGCGCGGTCACCATCGAGCGCGAGACCTCCGGCCCGCAGCAGATCGCCGACGTGCGCCAGGAGAAGAT
- a CDS encoding sigma-54-dependent transcriptional regulator, with translation MSASLSYSVTAFKPSSKLQPRIHILEPDLAVLDYLRLTLGDKYVLSLFSEEQTLMDRLENKDAPDLLLLALHSNRDSMPLLTHIRCTRPNLPVIVLSCSADLRDLEMVIRLGVRAIVMKPFVGSDVEQAIEEHLAAVEKQVPAADALKEIPLNESHSFVRSSKRMRELESQASLVARADIPLLILGESGTGKEILALYTHKMSARSQNIFLKVNCAAVPADLLESELFGYEQGAFTGAVKTKPGKFEVCSGGTIFLDEIGEMPAMLQAKLLQVLQDGTFSRLGSRSPMKVDVRVIAATNINMKEAMANKTFREDLYYRLNGFTLSIPALRDRKDEIPVLAEYFMRKSSKKYGRDPLPFSTALLNGLMEHSWPGNLRELENVVNRYLVLGEERAILEELAPSVAYQGAGVPVVADAVPTGAGLKSMVRNLKGDAESAAIARVLEGVGWNRKAAANDLQISYKALLYKIKQYDLQPAPRDRA, from the coding sequence ATGTCAGCATCTTTGTCGTATTCGGTCACTGCCTTCAAACCCAGTTCGAAGTTGCAACCGAGGATTCACATTCTTGAGCCGGATCTGGCGGTCCTCGATTACCTGCGCCTGACGCTGGGGGACAAGTACGTTCTGAGCCTCTTCTCCGAGGAACAGACGCTGATGGACCGTCTGGAGAACAAGGACGCTCCAGATCTGTTGCTGCTGGCTCTGCACTCCAACCGCGACTCGATGCCGCTGTTGACGCACATCCGCTGCACCAGGCCCAACCTTCCAGTCATTGTGTTGTCATGCTCTGCCGATCTGCGTGATCTCGAGATGGTTATCCGGCTCGGCGTGCGCGCAATCGTGATGAAGCCCTTTGTCGGCAGCGATGTCGAGCAGGCGATTGAAGAGCACCTCGCCGCTGTTGAAAAGCAGGTTCCCGCCGCAGATGCGCTGAAGGAAATTCCTCTGAACGAGTCCCACTCGTTTGTGCGATCCAGCAAGCGGATGCGCGAACTGGAGTCGCAGGCCTCGCTGGTAGCCCGCGCCGACATCCCTTTGCTGATTCTTGGCGAGAGCGGTACCGGCAAGGAGATCCTTGCTCTCTATACCCATAAGATGTCTGCACGCAGCCAGAACATCTTCTTAAAGGTGAACTGCGCTGCCGTGCCGGCTGACCTGCTCGAAAGTGAGCTGTTCGGCTACGAGCAGGGCGCATTTACCGGCGCGGTCAAGACAAAACCCGGTAAGTTCGAGGTCTGCTCCGGCGGAACGATCTTCCTGGACGAGATCGGCGAGATGCCCGCCATGCTTCAGGCGAAGCTGCTGCAAGTGTTGCAGGACGGAACATTCTCCCGCCTCGGCAGCCGCTCGCCGATGAAGGTGGACGTCCGCGTGATCGCCGCCACCAATATCAATATGAAGGAGGCCATGGCGAACAAGACCTTCAGGGAAGATCTTTACTACCGGTTGAACGGATTTACCCTCAGCATCCCTGCGCTGCGGGACCGGAAGGACGAGATTCCTGTGCTGGCCGAGTACTTCATGCGCAAGAGCTCGAAGAAGTATGGACGCGACCCGCTGCCGTTTTCGACAGCGCTGTTGAACGGACTGATGGAGCATTCATGGCCGGGCAATCTGCGCGAGCTGGAAAATGTTGTGAACCGATACCTTGTGCTGGGCGAAGAAAGGGCTATTCTGGAGGAACTCGCTCCTTCGGTTGCGTACCAGGGCGCAGGCGTCCCGGTAGTTGCTGATGCCGTGCCAACTGGAGCGGGACTCAAGTCGATGGTGCGGAACCTTAAGGGCGACGCCGAATCGGCTGCAATTGCACGGGTATTGGAGGGCGTTGGATGGAATCGGAAGGCCGCGGCAAACGATCTGCAGATCAGCTACAAGGCGCTACTGTACAAGATCAAGCAGTACGATCTTCAGCCGGCACCCAGGGATCGCGCATAG
- a CDS encoding secretin N-terminal domain-containing protein, whose protein sequence is MKRSIGGKMKFIAGVLGIAVALAFGTARLRAQESRAAVSHENETTQTFYLSNVSNTREGNEIVTALRNLITPQSKIYSVPTQNAIIVRSTPDQLVLAQKLINDLDRPNKTYRLTYTLTEMDNGKRVGTQHYSLIVVSGERTTLKQGSKVPIATGTYKLSDASSQTQITYVDLGMNFDVTLDEFANGVRLRSKVEESSVAEQTSNTTLQDPIIRQTVLEGSAFLTSGKPLILGSLDIPGSTRHMDVDVEMDPVQ, encoded by the coding sequence ATGAAGCGCAGCATCGGAGGAAAGATGAAGTTCATAGCCGGGGTTCTCGGCATCGCCGTGGCCCTGGCCTTCGGCACAGCTCGTTTGCGTGCCCAGGAGTCCAGGGCGGCGGTCAGCCACGAAAATGAGACTACCCAGACGTTCTATCTGAGTAATGTGAGCAATACACGCGAAGGCAATGAGATCGTTACCGCTCTCAGGAATCTGATCACACCGCAGTCGAAGATATACTCCGTCCCCACTCAGAACGCCATTATCGTACGTTCCACGCCAGACCAGCTTGTCCTTGCTCAAAAGCTCATCAACGACCTCGACCGCCCGAATAAGACTTACCGCCTCACCTACACCCTTACTGAGATGGACAACGGCAAGCGCGTCGGCACACAGCACTACAGCCTCATCGTCGTCTCCGGAGAAAGAACTACGCTCAAGCAAGGCAGTAAGGTCCCCATTGCGACGGGGACCTACAAATTAAGTGATGCTTCGTCGCAGACGCAGATCACCTACGTCGATCTGGGAATGAACTTTGACGTGACGCTCGACGAGTTTGCCAATGGCGTTCGACTGCGCTCCAAAGTTGAGGAATCGAGCGTTGCCGAACAGACCTCCAATACAACGCTGCAGGACCCGATCATCCGGCAAACCGTTCTGGAAGGCTCGGCATTCCTGACTTCTGGAAAGCCACTGATCCTTGGTTCGCTCGATATCCCGGGCAGCACACGCCACATGGATGTGGACGTCGAGATGGACCCCGTCCAATAA
- a CDS encoding MarC family protein has protein sequence MFDPHAVSLYVLERSAYVRFSVLALSSIFFLVDPFAALPTFLAITAGADKHRRRHMAWKASLTALIFLSAFAIAGQYIFRMFGITLPAFEIAGGIILLLIGLDMLEAKRSPTQESSEEAHEAAAKEDAGIVPLGIPMLAGPGAITSVMVLVGQAQTRWQMAAILISILITAAICYLVLGNSDRVARAMGETGVRILVRIMGLLLVALAVQYFLNGLVDLGVIAKP, from the coding sequence ATGTTCGATCCTCACGCAGTCAGTCTGTATGTGCTCGAACGCTCGGCCTACGTGCGGTTCTCCGTGCTGGCGCTGAGCTCCATCTTCTTTCTTGTGGACCCCTTCGCCGCGCTGCCAACATTTCTGGCCATCACGGCGGGCGCGGACAAGCACCGGCGCAGGCACATGGCATGGAAGGCCTCGCTGACCGCGTTGATCTTCCTCAGCGCCTTTGCCATCGCTGGGCAATACATCTTCCGCATGTTCGGCATCACGCTTCCCGCGTTTGAGATCGCAGGCGGAATCATCCTTCTCCTGATCGGTCTCGACATGCTCGAAGCAAAGCGCTCGCCAACGCAGGAGTCCAGCGAAGAAGCGCACGAGGCCGCGGCGAAGGAAGACGCCGGCATCGTCCCGCTCGGCATTCCCATGCTCGCAGGCCCCGGCGCGATCACCAGCGTGATGGTGCTCGTCGGACAGGCCCAGACCAGATGGCAGATGGCGGCAATCCTCATCTCCATCCTGATTACGGCGGCGATCTGCTATCTGGTCCTCGGCAACTCCGACCGCGTGGCGCGCGCCATGGGCGAGACCGGCGTCAGAATCCTCGTCCGCATCATGGGCCTGCTGCTCGTCGCGCTGGCCGTGCAGTACTTCCTGAACGGACTGGTCGATCTCGGTGTCATCGCGAAGCCTTAG
- a CDS encoding RNA polymerase sigma factor, protein MPISSTESTREIDLAALVETYSALLFRVAHSVLRSPSEAEDVVQDAFVRVLEHRESLPDVRDLRVWLVRIAWNLAIDRRRRIRPGQLDEAFAQTLAAQVRPADAALDEARRMTLVLAEMERLPKGERHVLLLSALEEMGTSEIAQVLGRSESAVRALLFRARMRLRRRLEKGGHR, encoded by the coding sequence TTGCCGATATCGTCCACGGAAAGCACGCGAGAGATTGATCTCGCCGCTCTGGTTGAGACCTATTCGGCGCTGCTTTTCCGTGTGGCTCACTCGGTCCTGCGCAGTCCAAGCGAGGCTGAGGATGTCGTGCAGGACGCGTTTGTTCGCGTGCTCGAGCACCGCGAATCACTGCCTGATGTGCGCGATCTGCGTGTCTGGCTGGTGCGCATTGCATGGAACCTTGCCATTGACCGTCGGCGGCGTATTCGCCCTGGCCAACTGGACGAGGCATTTGCCCAGACGCTTGCGGCCCAGGTTCGCCCTGCCGATGCTGCGCTCGATGAGGCTCGCCGCATGACGCTGGTGCTCGCCGAGATGGAACGCCTGCCTAAGGGCGAGCGTCACGTTCTGCTGCTCTCGGCGCTTGAGGAGATGGGGACGTCTGAGATTGCTCAGGTGTTGGGGCGAAGTGAATCTGCCGTCCGTGCTTTGCTCTTCCGCGCACGCATGCGGTTGCGAAGACGGCTCGAAAAAGGAGGTCACAGATGA
- a CDS encoding DUF6982 domain-containing protein, whose amino-acid sequence MESEGRGKRSADQLQGATVQDQAVRSSAGTQGSRIAAKDGHPDADEFYKVVVRYENHAVRGFAEVSRLGSIEQLLRNEALHPIDTIPLKILDSNDVQQVPTKDAKAVFFVKTFDGDLRHRALHFHEHAPTVPGLWVRVFFYDNEMIEGIIGNSKDFVLGDGFFLRPTDPNGNNTLVYVLKSGLKDFHILGMRNFSKNLIPGAGEK is encoded by the coding sequence ATGGAATCGGAAGGCCGCGGCAAACGATCTGCAGATCAGCTACAAGGCGCTACTGTACAAGATCAAGCAGTACGATCTTCAGCCGGCACCCAGGGATCGCGCATAGCGGCAAAAGACGGTCACCCCGACGCGGATGAGTTTTATAAAGTTGTCGTGCGGTATGAAAACCACGCTGTGCGTGGTTTTGCAGAGGTCAGCAGGCTGGGTTCGATTGAGCAGCTTCTGCGCAACGAAGCCCTGCATCCCATCGACACCATCCCGCTCAAGATACTCGATTCAAATGACGTGCAACAGGTACCGACGAAGGACGCCAAGGCGGTCTTCTTCGTCAAAACCTTCGATGGTGACCTGCGCCATCGTGCTCTGCACTTCCACGAGCACGCGCCGACAGTGCCGGGGCTTTGGGTGCGAGTCTTCTTCTACGACAACGAAATGATCGAAGGTATCATCGGCAACTCCAAAGATTTTGTTCTGGGCGACGGGTTCTTTCTGCGTCCGACGGACCCGAACGGCAACAACACGCTGGTGTATGTGCTCAAGAGCGGGCTCAAGGACTTCCACATACTCGGCATGCGGAACTTCTCAAAGAACCTGATTCCGGGTGCAGGCGAAAAATAG
- a CDS encoding branched-chain amino acid transaminase, which yields MPLETTKNIWHNGNLIPWDKAQIHVMSHVVHYGSSVFEGIRCYAQANTAGVFRLQDHMQRLLDSAKIYRMPVPYSAEQLCSAVVDVVEANGIAPCYIRPIAFRGYGEIGVNPLKSPVDVYIANFPWGKYVPGNGGADVCVSSWSRLAPNTMPSLAKAGANYMNSQLIRMEAEINGYSEGIALDVNGYLSEGSGENLFIVRNGVLYTTPLANSVLSGITRSSVITLAKQLGIEVVEQALPREMLYIADEAFFTGTAAEVTHLSSVDRITIADGKMGPVTKVLHDEFFAIVNGLKPDRYNWLTPVNVKVAEPVGA from the coding sequence ATGCCCTTAGAGACCACAAAAAACATCTGGCACAATGGCAACCTTATCCCCTGGGACAAGGCCCAGATTCATGTGATGTCGCACGTCGTACACTACGGCTCCTCGGTCTTCGAGGGGATTCGTTGTTACGCACAGGCCAACACAGCCGGCGTCTTTCGCCTGCAGGACCACATGCAGCGCCTGCTCGATTCGGCGAAGATTTATCGGATGCCGGTTCCTTATTCGGCGGAACAACTCTGCTCGGCCGTAGTCGATGTTGTCGAGGCCAACGGCATTGCGCCCTGCTACATTCGCCCCATCGCGTTCCGCGGCTATGGCGAAATTGGCGTGAATCCGCTGAAGTCGCCTGTGGATGTGTACATTGCCAACTTCCCGTGGGGCAAGTATGTTCCGGGCAATGGCGGCGCGGATGTGTGCGTGTCTTCGTGGAGCCGGCTGGCGCCGAACACGATGCCTTCGCTTGCCAAGGCTGGCGCGAACTACATGAACTCGCAACTGATCCGCATGGAGGCCGAGATCAACGGCTATTCGGAGGGCATCGCGCTTGACGTGAATGGATACCTCTCGGAGGGATCGGGCGAGAACCTCTTTATCGTGCGCAATGGCGTGCTGTACACGACGCCACTGGCGAACTCGGTGCTGAGCGGCATCACGCGCTCGTCGGTGATCACGCTGGCCAAGCAGCTTGGCATCGAGGTCGTTGAGCAAGCGCTGCCACGCGAGATGCTCTACATCGCTGACGAGGCGTTCTTCACGGGCACTGCCGCTGAAGTTACGCACCTGAGCAGTGTCGATCGGATTACGATCGCCGATGGCAAGATGGGGCCCGTCACCAAGGTGCTTCATGATGAGTTCTTCGCCATTGTGAATGGGCTGAAACCTGATCGTTATAACTGGCTCACGCCGGTCAACGTGAAAGTGGCTGAGCCTGTCGGCGCATAG